The DNA window AACCTATTAAAGGTattggaagagagagagagagagagagagagagagagagagagagagagaagtactTACGTGTGATGAGTCCCGAAGGCAATATCCAGCTTGGCCTGTGTAAAAACCAACACAAGTTAAATTTAACTGAACTCACGACACCACCCGTGTTACTCCACTCCAGCTCCATTCGGTTTAACGCGTTTAAAGCTCTGAACGCTTTGAGCTGCCGTGTATCCCCCTGATCTCCCGAAGCGGTCTATAGACCACCATGAGCACTTTGTTCAGCTACTGTTAATCCCCAGGATCGACGGGATCATCGCGGCTCAGCTGGAGAAAGATGCTTGCTCGCAAAATTCTCTGCGTTCCAAAGAACATCAGGAAGGCTTTATTCTCAAAATCCGATCCCGGTCTCGACCGTGTCTGATGGGATCCGATTTACGATATGTTTTCTCTGATATCCGATCTAGTGGTGCGCTCTCCAACAGGCACTacatattgttattgttattattaacgGTGCTTGCAgagacaccacgtgacgtcacgtgtagccccgcccccaaaataagcgaaatcatacattttgcacaacatggacgtgtcatatatcaaaacgcTCAGCCCGATGAGAggaagtgcctcacgtgtgttttggtcacgtcacgtgacgtcacgtgaaaatcaaaaattagcacaacatggacatgtgacatatcaaaacactcagcacaatgagtgGAACTCATGTCTCATGTGTATTCTGATGTCTCCACtagcctccaaatgttttggcaccctagctttctgtccacttggctccaaaagtaacaccctaaacaccctagcaaccgagtgccgagatttgccacgtgcaagcaccattcacattttcttcaggaaatgtacattctagttgttattattattcataccCATTAAACTGGACAAAGATTTATTAGAATACAATTAAACCCAGGGAGTGGACTTTTCTAAACCATTTTAAACTACACCTATAACGAGTGAAGAGAAAAGTATAAACAGCGTCTGTGTTAAAGAGTTTACCTGACAGAATCGGATGTGGGTGTAGGGCTGAGCCTGCTGCATGAGGCGAGCCTTCGACTCCCGCTTCTCTCCGTGCACGATCGTTACGGGATTGTTCCTAAAACAGAGCAAATATATCTGAGATACCAAAATTGACCTTAAATAAAAGACTTTAGTGCCTCAAACCACAAATTCAAATGTGAGCCGTATTCATTTTGGTAATTAATGAGCCAAAAATGGTCAAAAAAGCTCTTAGGATTCTGTCTAAATCCCAGACACGACTTAGCCGTCAGGATGAGCGTTAATAAAGGACGCTCGGGTGACTTTAGTATTTATCTATGTGAGTTAAAAGTGGGGCAGAAaacagagcaggtttctttttAATAGAAATAAGATAACTGAATCGATACAGAATCCATCATTAAGTCAAATAATAAATGgctttaatctgtttttaaatcCTCCCTGGTGAACAGTGTGTAACGTTCACACTTACCTGAACTCAGGAGGATATTGTTGCACCATCCATGGAATATCAAAGCAGTAGTTAAACtgaaaggacagaaaaaaaaatctataaaagttTCAGATGGGgctgtgacagtgtgtgtgtgtgtgtgtgtgtgtgtgtgtgtgtgtgtaaagcgaTCATTGCTGAGTCTTCTTTTCACTCATGAGGGTGTGAATGATATTATAGGAACTATATGTGTGTAACGTACgttattatgtcgctttgtagaacattctgttttcctatttaagcttagacaaaaatttactCTGAAGAAaggtttaaatcggtgtaccgactggccttacgggttgtcccgcagccccgcccccaaaatatacaaaatcaaaaaaccttttacaacatggacacgtgacagaacaatgaggggaacttcctcacgggtattctgatgatgtcacgtgatgatAAAAAATTTgcccaacatggacatgtgacatatcaaaacactcaacttCCTagagagtattcggatgacgtcacatgctcgtctccacttacctccaaatgttttggcaccctagctttctgtctacttgcttccaaaagtatcACTGACCCTtttgtccactcacctccaaaaagcacaggcctttgcgaatacttgcatcgtcaaagccaacatcaaagtttgtcacgacaaactttaaAAATCTAGTTGTTGATGTGAAGTTATTCACCCAGGCAGAAAagcatttctgtatttttatagtTTGGTAAAATACCAGAAGTTAAAGTGATGTGCATTTCATCTCCAGTCATTAACACACCGCAGTGCGAGCGACGTAAAAACAGAAACGTACCTGGACGGATTCCTTTAGCGTGCCAAACATGGGGGAAAGTATTTCTGTTgaaggaaggaggaaaaaaaatcagtaaatcaataaatgtaaCCAAGCACGGCTTAAATACACATAACCCGAAAGTGATGTGTAGTATTTATGATTCACCTTTAATGTGCAAGGCTCCGGTGTTGTACTTCTTTTCTATCCCTGTgactttgtttaaataaaaacggTACGTATCGTTCGTGGTGTTTAAGTTTGCCTCAAAGAAATCGCTGGGTTCGTCTTTGTAATAATTTTCACCATGTGGACTCGGGGGCCGATTCCTCTCGGGCTTCTTCTTCGGAGGACTTGAGCCTGGTGGTTTGGGTTGGGGTTTGTTTTTAGGGGCTGATGAGGAGGCTctgttgtcatcatcatcactgctgGAGAGGTTCCAACCTccctcatctgtctctctctttcgcttCAGTGCTGCAGAAGGACTGCTGTCGTATTTAACCGGATTACTCTGATGGAGGCGTGAGGCTTGTCGAGCCTCAGAGCCCATGGCAGGGACAGACGTTTTTTCAGTCTCGAGCTTcacgttgttttttttccttggcTCAGATTTAGGCTTTAACACTGTACTAACTGGGCTGGCTTTGGGCTCTGGATCAGGCTTAATGTTCTTTAAGTGTTCCTGTATGTTTTTCggtggtgttggtggtatgACATTATCGTCATCATCTTCACTGTCAGACAGCGTCCACTTGCCGTGTTGGCTCTCCATTCTGTTCCACAGCGGAAGCAAGAagtcatttaatacattttgactAACAAAGTGCTCTAACCTTTAATAGATGGTCTGATTATTTAGAGGTTATTACACTACAGAGATGTTAATAACACACTTACAGGAGCAGATCCCTTAGATAGATGAAGGTTTAAATGGTTTGGCAGTAAAAAtatccattcatctattcatacACTTTCATTAAAATAGAATGTACTGACTGCGTAAAATTATGTTGATTCAGTCACACACAAGAGAGTCAAGCATTTAAACCTGAACCGACTCTATGTTGATACAGACGTTCTACTGGTTTCTTCTTTCttacgtttgtgtgtgagtgagagagagagagagagagagagagaccgaccaAAAAGACTTTTTGTCTTAATTTccataaaataacaaaaaaaatccttcgAATCGATTCCCGGTCAATTACCTAAAAGAACCAAATAGAAGAGTCGACTCATTGGAGAACGACTCGTTATCTGTCTGTGACACAAAAAGCCTTTTAGTTCCACAGCATCAGTTCTGTACTTAAAGAGTTTTCTAAACTTTAAcgctaaaataaacaacattgtTTTTGTAACTTAGTTCATCAACAACAGTCACTTACTCTGGTGGGAATGTGCAGATTAACTGTTAGAACAAGATCAGAGTGAAAAAAGAACAGATAATAATGCACATGTCTGATAGTCCATGGAGTAAAAATCTGAAATTAATCATTTTGCATCATTTTCTTCACATTTAATGTCCAGTGCACGTTGTAGAAAACATCAATGAATGCACTGTGAATACCGCGAAATAacccccatcaaaataaaaaatatatttttaaataataaaaatcgtctcatgtaaataaagtaataaataaaaacaagaaatgaaaaatgaatgttaaaaaatCTGTAATAGATAAAGCGTGATGAATGAACTCCCCTGGACGAAAATCtgatatttgtaaataaaacaaatgatttatttaaaccaGGTTGTAATCGGACTTTTATTATCTTGTGTGTGACTTAACGCCTTTGTAGCAAACTTCACTTCATTCTCTTCGCTGCTACTTCTCTATACAGGCTCGATCCCAATCGGCTCCTGGTTATAAACCAGGTGCCCTACGTAGGGGTCTAGTGAGTGTGTGGTTTTACACGACATGTAGTGCACTAATGCAGTGAGCAGACGCCATTTTGGATTCGGTGTCATTTGGAGTGTCTCGTTAGCAGCTTTAATATAAATCAAGATAATTAAACGATGTTTGACGGATTTTATAAAATGGTCTCACAGAACTacattgtttgtcttttttttgttgagaCGCTGAATCTGGATAAACGTCACCCGCCGTTTGATTGGCTGTAAAGTGTTTACACCCTACATAGTGCACCACTGTAGTGACCAGAGTAATATACTACATTTAGACGCGAGCCGTGCCAGTTGGAGGCGCTCGTGCGCACCTACGCATTACCATGGAAACCTTTAAAGCCTAGCGTATAAACAGACAGCTAGCATGTAGCATGTAGCTTATAGCGTAGGAAGTAATGTCTGTTTGTAGCGGCGCTGCGTTTAGTAGGAATGAGGATAGAAAAGTGACAGCAGGTGACAGGAAGAGGTTTGTTTCGGTAAGATTGTCTACAGCTCAGATAAAATGCTGCTAAGTGTATTAGCTTCTGAAATATAAGTAAGGTACACAGATAACTAACTGTGTTAACTAGATAGCTTACTGTGTTAACTAGATAACTTACTGTGTTAACTAACTGTGCTAACTAGATAACCCAGATAACTAACTGTGTTAACTAGATAACTAACTGTGTTAACTAGATAGCTTACTGTGTTAACTAACTGTGCTAACTAGATAACCCAGATAACTAACTGTGTTAACTAGATAACTAACTGTGTTAACTAGATAACCTAGATAACTTACTGTGTTAACTAGATAACCCATATAACTAACTGTGTTAACCCCGATAACTAAATGTGTTAACTAGATAACCTACTGTGTTAACCTACATAACTAATTGTGTTAACTAGATAACCTAGATAACTAACTGTGTTAACCTAGACATTGTACACAATTCTGTTTTCAAGCATCTCTGTTTTAATACGTATTGAATTATCAACATGCATAAAGTCCATGAAGTATATGTTATAAACTGACACATCTGTCACATCTGGGTTTATCTGTAGTGCAATGTCTTATATTTCCGACGTTTTGATGTcagtttaaaaatacaaataaaaagtgtgtttccgcccgaacagggacttgaaccctggaccctcagattaaaagtctgatgctctaccgactgagctaTCCGGGCTCACGGGTGTGTGTCCACCACAGGGCCTGGAAATTATTTACACATATTATTAGTGACACGTTTCATATAAAAATGTATCGTGAGATTATGAATACTGAAAACACGTTTAATTTTAGATGGGTTTTATTCATTCGTGTCCCTTCATTATATCAGAATACGACCTAGaaagtttatttttctgttgtgcTTTTATTTGGGGGCAGGTTTaatacttttaaatgtttttttgcctCTGTGTTTAGGTTTTTAAACAGTGTGATGTGGAAAAGAAGGGCTACTTGTCCAGAGAAGATCTTAAGGTGGCAGTTGTTATGCTTTTCGGATATAAACCTTCAAAGGTAATTCCTAGTGCAGCCGCTAGATGGAGACATTGCGCTAGTTAACAATTTGACACAgcgcttttttttaaatgatcaaacCATTGTGTTAATCTTACTTACATGGATTTGCATGGAATCTTACATGTAAATCACTGCCACAAACTAGATATTCTTTttcaagtctctctctctctctctctctctctctctctctctctctctctctctctctctctctctctctctctcttaattaGTCAGAAACCAGTATGATGATGGAGGCTGGTGTGGAGCCAAACTGCCCAGGTATGATGATGAGCAGGTCATGTCTGATTACAGGTGAAGTGTGAGTGCGTTTCAGACCTCTACAGGGGTtcgatcaaaaaaaaaaaaaagtaaaagtgtgaATATTTCGACTCCTTATTTGTTATGCCGGTCTTGACAtagatgtgcagtgtgtgtcagtggctcAGGCGTCTCCCGAAGACCACGTCCATTACCGTTTTCATCATAACGTCTCGACTCACTAAGGTGACTCATCTCCAGCCAAGCCCTGGGCATGATACGTGAAATTTTCTCCTGATTTTGACAGAGGAAACCACGCTTTATGCATACCACTTAAGGGAAATGAAAGCTTGATTTGATTTCGTGTAATCCTTTTTTACACGTTGCCACGAATGAAAGGACccctcacaaaaaaaaaaaaaggcaggaaaTAGTTTTGGCGTGAAACATGCCATTTGACAGACAGCAACGCCGAAGAAAAGAGGGTTGGCAAGCCGGTTTTTAAGGCGAGACATTAAACGGTTGAAGACCTAGATTAGTAAGCAATTTGTCTCTTGTTTTACGCCACGAGCAAATTGCTTTTGTATACTGCCCCACAGGAAAGCACGAGATAAATTAGTTAAAGTGGCTTGCTCGCAGTGATGAAATACTCCAGCGTTAAATCTTGCTCAGAGCAAGCAGCGTATTAAATTGCCCCTCTTCTGAATTTCATGTGATTACTAAATTAGTGATGGCAGGAAGGCAGGAAGGAGTGGGTTTCTGGTCGTAACGGGGAAGGATTGGCGAGACCGAGCAGCAGGTTCCCTCCGGCAGACTTTCTGAGAGAATAGAGGCCGCTTGAATAGAGGCGCCCGAGCCGTGCTACAACGCCGTCTCCGACTAGCCCACTCACTCCGTTCCTTTATCTCACTTTCCCTTTCTCTAGATCGAGTAGACAATGGCGTGCGAGAGgcactgaagtttttttttttttttttttttaataaagctgTCTGGTCGTCGTCGGGAgtttaaacacctcagtgtCAGTGCCGGTTTGAGAAACAGTCCACTTTACACCACAAGCTGGATAATAAGGAGATGAAGCAGGAAAGGACCGAGTGCCGCGGTGGTGTGATGGAGTCGAGCACAAAGAGCAGAGTCATAACCATAAAGCGGTGACGAACAAAGTCTCTCCGTTCTCTTTCGCCACGACACTTTGTCAACATGCAGCAGTTTTTAATTTACTTACCATCAAACATCTAAAAAAACtcctttatttcctttatcgCTTACGTTACAGCAGATATCAACGATCTCTCCATCGCTCTTCTCGTTCTCGCCAATAAATCTAGAGCTTGTTACGGAGTCGAATGTATTATCAGTTATATtagcaaaaaaaaccaaaaaaaaacaacaaacgcCGTTCTTCCGGCACACAGTCTCTTAACAGTAAGCTTTGGTTGCTAGGCAACATAGCAGGAAAATCTGAAGGCATTTCATGGACAGATCTTTTATGCCTCAATGTTTTCCAGAATTTTTGATCTTCTCTGTGCTGAATTTTGTAGCGCAAACACCTCGGTGACTTTTGGACGAGATTATCCGCCCCGTCCGATCCTTTCTCCGTGTTTCCTCTTGTATAAAGACAGGATAGAAAGCTCTCAtatggacctggggttcgaggAACGTTATGTAGTGTCCACTAGGCACAAGCGTAAAAGATTCATTGCCTTAAACCCTGGCACAATGAACCCTGGCTGCTGAGCTAATCAGACTTTAGAAACGAAAGTCTCTGTTTTATAAAGTGTAGTAAGCGATTAACGTCGTGTTTACAAGAACAAACACCGGCAAGATTTTAACCAGTAACTAAACAATAtctggggtcacggtggcttagcggttagcacgttctcctcacacctccagcgttgggggttcgattcccacctccaccttgtgtgtgtggagtttgcatgttctccccgtgcctcgggggtttcctccgggtactccggtttcctcccccggtccaaagacatgcatggtaggttgattggcatctctggaaaattgtccgtagtgtgtgagtgtgtgtgtgccctgtgatgggttggcactccgtccagggtgtatcctgcctcgatgcccgatgaggcACAAGttcggaaaagcggtagaaaatgaaggaatgaacaATATCTTCTCAGTGGTTTCTTTTCCTATTGAATGTCATAATACCAAAACTTTCACGACACTTTAAGACACTTAGCTTCCAAATCCCGCTCACGATATTTTGCATATAAATTCCTGCCGGAAATCCACTCCTGCAAACATCGGCTTTATTTTGCAGATGGAGTTATTTAGCGCGGCTTTTGTTTAAACAGCCGCCCGCCCACCCGCCAAGGGACGGCGCAGACTCGACAACCGCACGGCTTTACCGGAACACCGCAGCTGATTAGATCAAAAGCTCTACATATGTAGCTCTGAAAGATctgtaagaagaaaaaacaacactcATCTCATTTATATTCCAGACTCATCAACAGCATCAGCGACAtccataaaataatgtttacgCTCTAGCAGCTAACCTGCACGGCTGAAGCGCGGAGACGAGGACGGACGCCGAATAAGAACGAGCAGAGACGTCCGTGGCACTGCACcgtatgcgtgtttgtgtgtttatactgtggATGCAGTGGATCAGATGATGATGTTAACGTGGAACGGAGGTCTGTGTCACACAGGGTCTAACAGAGATAAGTGGCTACTTATGAAGGAAAACTCAGTGCCACTGAATTCTCatatctgattggttagaaggaTGTAGCGGTTTACCGAAGACGTTACTGAACACGTCCCCACGTCAGGGTGTGCTATAGAAACGAGAAGGTTTTAGAGCATGGACATCATAAACGTAAACCCGCGATTAAGTGTGAAATTGTGCTTTAAACATGGAAGGATGCACAATATCATGTTGTcatatccattcattcattcattcattcattcattcattcattcattcattcattcattttctaccgcttatccgaactactcgggtcacggggagcctgtgcctatctcaggcgtcatcgggcatcgaggcaggatacaccctggacggagtaccaacccatcacaggacacacacactctcattcactcacacactcacacactcacacactacggacaattttccagagatgccaatcaacctaccatgcatgtctttggaccgggggaggaaaccggagtacccggaggaaacccccgaggcacggggagaacatgcaaactccacacacacaaggtggaggtgggaatcgaacccccgaccctggaggttcGATTCTCAACGTTGAGCCACGTGCTCAGGTTTAGCTCTTGTTTACAAACGACAAGTCCCGAACGTCCTAAAATGTCTTATAAGTGTGACATCAGTGACaaaaagtgggcgtggtttGAGGCAGAGATTTATAGaaaaagctttgtgtgtgtcagcCT is part of the Tachysurus fulvidraco isolate hzauxx_2018 chromosome 12, HZAU_PFXX_2.0, whole genome shotgun sequence genome and encodes:
- the efcab11 gene encoding EF-hand calcium-binding domain-containing protein 11 isoform X12, which codes for MSVCSGAAFSRNEDRKVTAGDRKRFVSVFKQCDVEKKGYLSREDLKVAVVMLFGYKPSKSETSMMMEAGVEPNCPGVPLEHFVSLMRRKLPAGDPYEKTRQLFSAFDLHCRGFLKLEDFRNVFARVAPRLPERTVLEAFRPHCYLRPMT
- the efcab11 gene encoding EF-hand calcium-binding domain-containing protein 11 isoform X9, with the translated sequence MSVCSGAAFSRNEDRKVTAGDRKRFVSVFKQCDVEKKGYLSREDLKVAVVMLFGYKPSKSETSMMMEAGVEPNCPGMMMSRSCLITGVPLEHFVSLMRRKLPAGDPYEKTRQLFSAFDLHCRGFLKLEDFRNVFARVAPRLPERTVLEAFRQK
- the efcab11 gene encoding EF-hand calcium-binding domain-containing protein 11 isoform X15 gives rise to the protein MSVCSGAAFSRNEDRKVTAGDRKRFVSVFKQCDVEKKGYLSREDLKVAVVMLFGYKPSKSETSMMMEAGVEPNCPGVPLEHFVSLMRRKLPAGDPYEKTRQLFSAFDLHYMWTTTWMDTSASRTSRTLWVMGWPTAEALW
- the efcab11 gene encoding EF-hand calcium-binding domain-containing protein 11 isoform X4, with the protein product MSVCSGAAFSRNEDRKVTAGDRKRFVSVFKQCDVEKKGYLSREDLKVAVVMLFGYKPSKSETSMMMEAGVEPNCPGMMMSRSCLITGVPLEHFVSLMRRKLPAGDPYEKTRQLFSAFDLHCRGFLKLEDFRNVFARVAPRLPERTVLEAFRSTDSCTETDRHRPRLLHRN
- the efcab11 gene encoding EF-hand calcium-binding domain-containing protein 11 isoform X11; this encodes MSVCSGAAFSRNEDRKVTAGDRKRFVSVFKQCDVEKKGYLSREDLKVAVVMLFGYKPSKSETSMMMEAGVEPNCPGMMMSRSCLITGVPLEHFVSLMRRKLPAGDPYEKTRQLFSAFDLHYMWTTTWMDTSASRTSRTLWVMGWPTAEALW
- the efcab11 gene encoding EF-hand calcium-binding domain-containing protein 11 isoform X7 — its product is MSVCSGAAFSRNEDRKVTAGDRKRFVSVFKQCDVEKKGYLSREDLKVAVVMLFGYKPSKSETSMMMEAGVEPNCPGMMMSRSCLITGVPLEHFVSLMRRKLPAGDPYEKTRQLFSAFDLHCRGFLKLEDFRNVFARVAPRLPERTVLEAFRVELRGVDLSC
- the efcab11 gene encoding EF-hand calcium-binding domain-containing protein 11 isoform X17, which produces MSVCSGAAFSRNEDRKVTAGDRKRFVSVFKQCDVEKKGYLSREDLKVAVVMLFGYKPSKSETSMMMEAGVEPNCPGMMMSRSCLITGRGFLKLEDFRNVFARVAPRLPERTVLEAFRQK
- the efcab11 gene encoding EF-hand calcium-binding domain-containing protein 11 isoform X14, giving the protein MSVCSGAAFSRNEDRKVTAGDRKRFVSVFKQCDVEKKGYLSREDLKVAVVMLFGYKPSKSETSMMMEAGVEPNCPGRGFLKLEDFRNVFARVAPRLPERTVLEAFRRRMERPAGFTPLAERLVPLYAQQIYGRAPGAPDER
- the efcab11 gene encoding EF-hand calcium-binding domain-containing protein 11 isoform X18 — translated: MSVCSGAAFSRNEDRKVTAGDRKRFVSVFKQCDVEKKGYLSREDLKVAVVMLFGYKPSKSETSMMMEAGVEPNCPGRGFLKLEDFRNVFARVAPRLPERTVLEAFRQK
- the efcab11 gene encoding EF-hand calcium-binding domain-containing protein 11 isoform X16; protein product: MSVCSGAAFSRNEDRKVTAGDRKRFVSVFKQCDVEKKGYLSREDLKVAVVMLFGYKPSKSETSMMMEAGVEPNCPGRGFLKLEDFRNVFARVAPRLPERTVLEAFRHVDHDLDGHISFKDFKDVMGYGLANS
- the efcab11 gene encoding EF-hand calcium-binding domain-containing protein 11 isoform X13, whose translation is MSVCSGAAFSRNEDRKVTAGDRKRFVSVFKQCDVEKKGYLSREDLKVAVVMLFGYKPSKSETSMMMEAGVEPNCPGMMMSRSCLITGRGFLKLEDFRNVFARVAPRLPERTVLEAFRHVDHDLDGHISFKDFKDVMGYGLANS
- the efcab11 gene encoding EF-hand calcium-binding domain-containing protein 11 isoform X10 is translated as MSVCSGAAFSRNEDRKVTAGDRKRFVSVFKQCDVEKKGYLSREDLKVAVVMLFGYKPSKSETSMMMEAGVEPNCPGMMMSRSCLITGRGFLKLEDFRNVFARVAPRLPERTVLEAFRRRMERPAGFTPLAERLVPLYAQQIYGRAPGAPDER
- the efcab11 gene encoding EF-hand calcium-binding domain-containing protein 11 isoform X8, producing the protein MSVCSGAAFSRNEDRKVTAGDRKRFVSVFKQCDVEKKGYLSREDLKVAVVMLFGYKPSKSETSMMMEAGVEPNCPGMMMSRSCLITGVPLEHFVSLMRRKLPAGDPYEKTRQLFSAFDLHCRGFLKLEDFRNVFARVAPRLPERTVLEAFRPHCYLRPMT